A region from the Brassica napus cultivar Da-Ae unplaced genomic scaffold, Da-Ae ScsIHWf_1243;HRSCAF=1776, whole genome shotgun sequence genome encodes:
- the LOC125575639 gene encoding protein LHY-like isoform X1: MDTNTSDGPGEELLTKARKPYTITKQRERWTEDEHDRFLEALRLYGRAWQRIQEHIGTKTAVQIRSHAQKFFTKLEKEAEAKGIKALDIEIPPPRPKRKPNAPYPRKPGPSSSQAKQLVSSSECNQQAFLDLEKVPLPEKISTGKENQEENCSGVNKYPLPNKVVTPGKRKTFMESSDPSLRKASADNETSKASNVDNNVVHEKNKDRDDDDDDDDDGGLHSARHHPATTTSPSAATTTTSHQAFPAFRFQHDYRSFLHMSSTFSNLIMSTLLQNPAAHAAATFAASAWPFTTNAGDSSTQMSSSPPTIAAIVAATVAAATAWWASHGLLPTPVPLPAVPVPTPAAMDNVGNDHLEKQSTAFQEQNMASKSPDSSSDDSDETGITKIKADGDKEEVVAALQDSNVSHKKNPVDRSSCGSNTPSGSDVETDALEKEKEADANQPSVIELGNRRSKIRDNNNNQTTDSWKEVSQGGRIAFQALFARERLPQSFSPPQVEENVNGKQISDTSMPLAHNNLNKIQDSCKADQESAVDEEPGKSLKMRETGFKPYKRCSMEAKESQVGNANNHNDEKVCCKRLRLEAEAST, from the exons ATGGATACAAATACATCTGATGGACCTGGTGAAGAATTGTTAACTAAG GCAAGAAAGCCATATACAATAACGAAGCAGCGAGAACGATGGACTGAGGACGAGCATGATAGGTTTCTTGAAGCCTTGAGGCTTTATGGACGAGCTTGGCAACGTATCCAAG aACATATTGGGACAAAGACTGCTGTTCAGATCAGAAGCCATGCACAAAAGTTCTTCACAAAG TTGGAGAAAGAGGCTGAAGCTAAAGGCATTAAAGCTCTGGACATAGAGATTCCACCTCCTCGTCctaaaagaaaacccaatgcTCCTTATCCTCGGAAACCTGGTCCATCTTCGTCGCAAGCGAAACAGCTTGTATCTTCTTCAGAATGTAACCAGCAGGCCTTCTTGGATTTGGAAAAGGTGCCCCTTCCTGAG AAAATATCAACTGGGAAAGAAAATCAAGAAGAGAACTGCTCAGGGGTGAACAAGTATCCCTTACCAAATAAAGTAGTAACTCCAGGGAAACGAAAGACATTCATGGAATCTTCTGATCCGTCGCTAAGAAAG GCAAGTGCCGATAATGAAACAAGCAAGGCTTCAAATGTGGACAACAACGTGGTTCATGAGAAGAACAAAGacagagatgatgatgatgatgatgatgatgatggtggtctGCACAGCGCAAGGCATCATCCAGCTACTACAACTTCACCATCTGCTGCTACTACTACAACTTCCCATCAAGCGTTTCCAGCATTCCGTTTCCAGCATGATTACCGCTCGTTTCTCCACATGTCTTCTACTTTCTCCAATCTTATCATGTCTACACTCCTACAGAATCCTGCTGCTCATGCTGCAGCCACATTCGCTGCTTCGGCCTGGCCCTTTACTACTAATGCCGGAGACTCATCAACGCAAATGAGCTCTTCTCCTCCAACTATAGCTGCCATCGTTGCTGCTACAGTAGCTGCCGCAACTGCTTGGTGGGCTTCTCATGGACTTCTTCCTACTCCAGTCCCATTACCAGCCGTCCCAGTTCCAACTCCAGCAGCTATGGACAACGTCGGAAATGATCACCTTGAGAAACAAAGCACGGCCTTTCAAGAACAAAACATGGCTTCAAAATCTCCAGATTCATCATCCGACGATTCAGACGAGACTGGAATTACCAAGATAAAGGCTGACGGTGACAAGGAGGAAGTTGTTGCTGCTTTGCAAGATTCAAACGTTTCCCACAAGAAAAATCCAGTGGACCGCTCATCGTGTGGGTCAAACACACCTTCAGGCAGTGACGTGGAAACAGACGCattggagaaagaaaaagaggcAGATGCAAACCAGCCAAGTGTTATTGAGTTAGGCAACCGTCGGAGTAAAATcagagacaacaacaacaaccaaacTACTGATTCATGGAAGGAAGTCTCTCAAGGG GGTCGTATAGCATTTCAGGCTCTCTTTGCAAGAGAGAGGTTGCCACAAAGCTTTTCACCTCCTCAAGTGGAAGAGAATGTGAATGGAAAACAAATTAGCGACACGTCAATGCCATTGGCTCATAATAACTTGAACAAGATTCAAGATTCTTGTAAGGCAGACCAAGAAAGCGCAGTGGATGAAGAACCGGGGAAGAGTCTTAAAATGAGAGAGACGGGGTTTAAGCCATACAAGAGATGTTCCATGGAAGCGAAAGAGAGCCAAGTTGGAAACGCAAACAATCACAATGATGAAAAGGTCTGCTGCAAGAGGCTTCGTCTGGAAGCAGAAGCTTCAACATAA
- the LOC125575639 gene encoding protein LHY-like isoform X3, whose translation MDTNTSDGPGEELLTKARKPYTITKQRERWTEDEHDRFLEALRLYGRAWQRIQEHIGTKTAVQIRSHAQKFFTKKISTGKENQEENCSGVNKYPLPNKVVTPGKRKTFMESSDPSLRKASADNETSKASNVDNNVVHEKNKDRDDDDDDDDDGGLHSARHHPATTTSPSAATTTTSHQAFPAFRFQHDYRSFLHMSSTFSNLIMSTLLQNPAAHAAATFAASAWPFTTNAGDSSTQMSSSPPTIAAIVAATVAAATAWWASHGLLPTPVPLPAVPVPTPAAMDNVGNDHLEKQSTAFQEQNMASKSPDSSSDDSDETGITKIKADGDKEEVVAALQDSNVSHKKNPVDRSSCGSNTPSGSDVETDALEKEKEADANQPSVIELGNRRSKIRDNNNNQTTDSWKEVSQGGRIAFQALFARERLPQSFSPPQVEENVNGKQISDTSMPLAHNNLNKIQDSCKADQESAVDEEPGKSLKMRETGFKPYKRCSMEAKESQVGNANNHNDEKVCCKRLRLEAEAST comes from the exons ATGGATACAAATACATCTGATGGACCTGGTGAAGAATTGTTAACTAAG GCAAGAAAGCCATATACAATAACGAAGCAGCGAGAACGATGGACTGAGGACGAGCATGATAGGTTTCTTGAAGCCTTGAGGCTTTATGGACGAGCTTGGCAACGTATCCAAG aACATATTGGGACAAAGACTGCTGTTCAGATCAGAAGCCATGCACAAAAGTTCTTCACAAAG AAAATATCAACTGGGAAAGAAAATCAAGAAGAGAACTGCTCAGGGGTGAACAAGTATCCCTTACCAAATAAAGTAGTAACTCCAGGGAAACGAAAGACATTCATGGAATCTTCTGATCCGTCGCTAAGAAAG GCAAGTGCCGATAATGAAACAAGCAAGGCTTCAAATGTGGACAACAACGTGGTTCATGAGAAGAACAAAGacagagatgatgatgatgatgatgatgatgatggtggtctGCACAGCGCAAGGCATCATCCAGCTACTACAACTTCACCATCTGCTGCTACTACTACAACTTCCCATCAAGCGTTTCCAGCATTCCGTTTCCAGCATGATTACCGCTCGTTTCTCCACATGTCTTCTACTTTCTCCAATCTTATCATGTCTACACTCCTACAGAATCCTGCTGCTCATGCTGCAGCCACATTCGCTGCTTCGGCCTGGCCCTTTACTACTAATGCCGGAGACTCATCAACGCAAATGAGCTCTTCTCCTCCAACTATAGCTGCCATCGTTGCTGCTACAGTAGCTGCCGCAACTGCTTGGTGGGCTTCTCATGGACTTCTTCCTACTCCAGTCCCATTACCAGCCGTCCCAGTTCCAACTCCAGCAGCTATGGACAACGTCGGAAATGATCACCTTGAGAAACAAAGCACGGCCTTTCAAGAACAAAACATGGCTTCAAAATCTCCAGATTCATCATCCGACGATTCAGACGAGACTGGAATTACCAAGATAAAGGCTGACGGTGACAAGGAGGAAGTTGTTGCTGCTTTGCAAGATTCAAACGTTTCCCACAAGAAAAATCCAGTGGACCGCTCATCGTGTGGGTCAAACACACCTTCAGGCAGTGACGTGGAAACAGACGCattggagaaagaaaaagaggcAGATGCAAACCAGCCAAGTGTTATTGAGTTAGGCAACCGTCGGAGTAAAATcagagacaacaacaacaaccaaacTACTGATTCATGGAAGGAAGTCTCTCAAGGG GGTCGTATAGCATTTCAGGCTCTCTTTGCAAGAGAGAGGTTGCCACAAAGCTTTTCACCTCCTCAAGTGGAAGAGAATGTGAATGGAAAACAAATTAGCGACACGTCAATGCCATTGGCTCATAATAACTTGAACAAGATTCAAGATTCTTGTAAGGCAGACCAAGAAAGCGCAGTGGATGAAGAACCGGGGAAGAGTCTTAAAATGAGAGAGACGGGGTTTAAGCCATACAAGAGATGTTCCATGGAAGCGAAAGAGAGCCAAGTTGGAAACGCAAACAATCACAATGATGAAAAGGTCTGCTGCAAGAGGCTTCGTCTGGAAGCAGAAGCTTCAACATAA
- the LOC125575639 gene encoding protein LHY-like isoform X2 — MDTNTSDGPGEELLTKARKPYTITKQRERWTEDEHDRFLEALRLYGRAWQRIQEHIGTKTAVQIRSHAQKFFTKLEKEAEAKGIKALDIEIPPPRPKRKPNAPYPRKPGPSSSQAKQLVSSSECNQQAFLDLEKKISTGKENQEENCSGVNKYPLPNKVVTPGKRKTFMESSDPSLRKASADNETSKASNVDNNVVHEKNKDRDDDDDDDDDGGLHSARHHPATTTSPSAATTTTSHQAFPAFRFQHDYRSFLHMSSTFSNLIMSTLLQNPAAHAAATFAASAWPFTTNAGDSSTQMSSSPPTIAAIVAATVAAATAWWASHGLLPTPVPLPAVPVPTPAAMDNVGNDHLEKQSTAFQEQNMASKSPDSSSDDSDETGITKIKADGDKEEVVAALQDSNVSHKKNPVDRSSCGSNTPSGSDVETDALEKEKEADANQPSVIELGNRRSKIRDNNNNQTTDSWKEVSQGGRIAFQALFARERLPQSFSPPQVEENVNGKQISDTSMPLAHNNLNKIQDSCKADQESAVDEEPGKSLKMRETGFKPYKRCSMEAKESQVGNANNHNDEKVCCKRLRLEAEAST; from the exons ATGGATACAAATACATCTGATGGACCTGGTGAAGAATTGTTAACTAAG GCAAGAAAGCCATATACAATAACGAAGCAGCGAGAACGATGGACTGAGGACGAGCATGATAGGTTTCTTGAAGCCTTGAGGCTTTATGGACGAGCTTGGCAACGTATCCAAG aACATATTGGGACAAAGACTGCTGTTCAGATCAGAAGCCATGCACAAAAGTTCTTCACAAAG TTGGAGAAAGAGGCTGAAGCTAAAGGCATTAAAGCTCTGGACATAGAGATTCCACCTCCTCGTCctaaaagaaaacccaatgcTCCTTATCCTCGGAAACCTGGTCCATCTTCGTCGCAAGCGAAACAGCTTGTATCTTCTTCAGAATGTAACCAGCAGGCCTTCTTGGATTTGGAAAAG AAAATATCAACTGGGAAAGAAAATCAAGAAGAGAACTGCTCAGGGGTGAACAAGTATCCCTTACCAAATAAAGTAGTAACTCCAGGGAAACGAAAGACATTCATGGAATCTTCTGATCCGTCGCTAAGAAAG GCAAGTGCCGATAATGAAACAAGCAAGGCTTCAAATGTGGACAACAACGTGGTTCATGAGAAGAACAAAGacagagatgatgatgatgatgatgatgatgatggtggtctGCACAGCGCAAGGCATCATCCAGCTACTACAACTTCACCATCTGCTGCTACTACTACAACTTCCCATCAAGCGTTTCCAGCATTCCGTTTCCAGCATGATTACCGCTCGTTTCTCCACATGTCTTCTACTTTCTCCAATCTTATCATGTCTACACTCCTACAGAATCCTGCTGCTCATGCTGCAGCCACATTCGCTGCTTCGGCCTGGCCCTTTACTACTAATGCCGGAGACTCATCAACGCAAATGAGCTCTTCTCCTCCAACTATAGCTGCCATCGTTGCTGCTACAGTAGCTGCCGCAACTGCTTGGTGGGCTTCTCATGGACTTCTTCCTACTCCAGTCCCATTACCAGCCGTCCCAGTTCCAACTCCAGCAGCTATGGACAACGTCGGAAATGATCACCTTGAGAAACAAAGCACGGCCTTTCAAGAACAAAACATGGCTTCAAAATCTCCAGATTCATCATCCGACGATTCAGACGAGACTGGAATTACCAAGATAAAGGCTGACGGTGACAAGGAGGAAGTTGTTGCTGCTTTGCAAGATTCAAACGTTTCCCACAAGAAAAATCCAGTGGACCGCTCATCGTGTGGGTCAAACACACCTTCAGGCAGTGACGTGGAAACAGACGCattggagaaagaaaaagaggcAGATGCAAACCAGCCAAGTGTTATTGAGTTAGGCAACCGTCGGAGTAAAATcagagacaacaacaacaaccaaacTACTGATTCATGGAAGGAAGTCTCTCAAGGG GGTCGTATAGCATTTCAGGCTCTCTTTGCAAGAGAGAGGTTGCCACAAAGCTTTTCACCTCCTCAAGTGGAAGAGAATGTGAATGGAAAACAAATTAGCGACACGTCAATGCCATTGGCTCATAATAACTTGAACAAGATTCAAGATTCTTGTAAGGCAGACCAAGAAAGCGCAGTGGATGAAGAACCGGGGAAGAGTCTTAAAATGAGAGAGACGGGGTTTAAGCCATACAAGAGATGTTCCATGGAAGCGAAAGAGAGCCAAGTTGGAAACGCAAACAATCACAATGATGAAAAGGTCTGCTGCAAGAGGCTTCGTCTGGAAGCAGAAGCTTCAACATAA
- the LOC125596610 gene encoding 60S acidic ribosomal protein P1-1-like → MSTVGELACSYAVMILEDEGIAITADKIATLIKSAGVSCESYWPMLFAKMAEKRNVTDLIMNVGTGGGGGAPVSAAAPAAGGGGGGAAAAPAAEEKKKEEVAEESDGDLGFGLFD, encoded by the exons ATGTCGACAGTGGGAGAGCTTGCTTGCAGCTACGCTGTTATGATCCTCGAGGATGAGGGTATTGCCATCACG GCCGACAAGATCGCTACTTTGATCAAATCTGCTGGTGTTAGTTGTGAGTCATACTGGCCAATGCTATTCGCCAAGATGGCTGAGAAACGTAACGTCACAGACCTCATCATGAACGTTGGTACTGGTGGGGGAGGTGGTGCACCAGTTTCTGCTGCTGCTCCAGCtgccggtggtggtggtggtggtgcagCAGCTGCCCCTGCCgctgaggagaagaagaag GAAGAAGTAGCAGAAGAGAGTGATGGAGATTTGGGTTTCGGCTTGTTCGACTAA
- the LOC125596609 gene encoding probable desiccation-related protein LEA14, with amino-acid sequence MASLLDKAKDFVADKLAGVPKPEGSVTDVDLKDVNRDSVEYLAKVSVTNPYGHAIPICEINFTIHSGGREIGKGKIPDPGSLKAKDMTVLDVPIVVPYSILFNLARDVGADWDIDYLLEIGLTIDLPVVGDFTIPVTSKGEIKLPTFKDYF; translated from the exons ATGGCGAGTTTACTAGATAAAGCAAAAGATTTCGTGGCTGATAAACTCGCCGGGGTTCCTAAACCGGAGGGTTCGGTTACGGACGTCGACCTTAAAGACGTGAACCGTGACTCCGTCGAGTACTTAGCCAAAGTTTCAGTCACCAATCCTTACGGTCACGCAATTCCGATCTGCGAGATCAATTTCACTATTCACAGCGGTGGCCG GGAAATTGGAAAGGGGAAGATACCGGACCCTGGTTCACTGAAAGCAAAGGACATGACGGTTCTTGATGTTCCGATCGTGGTGCCGTATAGTATACTGTTCAACTTGGCTCGAGACGTTGGTGCGGACTGGGACATTGACTATTTGCTCGAAATAGGTCTCACCATTGATCTTCCTGTAGTCGGGGATTTTACTATTCCGGTTACCAGCAAGGGCGAAATCAAACTCCCTACTTTTAAAGACTACTTCTGA